From a single Arthrobacter sp. SLBN-112 genomic region:
- a CDS encoding DNA polymerase III subunit gamma and tau, translating to MSARIGRVFSVTVTTALYRRYRPDSFADVIGQEHVTEPLMTALRKNRVNHAYLFSGPRGCGKTTSARILARCLNCAQGPTDTPCGTCPSCVELARGGSGSLDVIEIDAASHGGVDDARDLRERATYAPVRDRYKIFIIDEAHMVTSAGFNALLKIVEEPPEHIKFIFATTEPDKVIGTIRSRTHHYPFRLVPPEPLMAYLELLCRQENVPVAPGVLSLVIRAGGGSVRDSLSVLDQLMAGAGPNGLDYELAVALLGYTHASLLDDVVEAVAASDAATVFRAVDRVIQTGHDPRRFVEDLLERFRDLIIVQAMPESAHAILRGMPADQIARLQNQAHNLGAAELSRAADVTNTALTEMTGATSPRLHLELLCARILLPSSEQNERGIAARIDRVERRLNYTGNDVTAPVAQAGPATAVPAAARAAVPEATSTETSSPVPPMTVTAGPSAQGAPEQPSQSASARPAVAGSAPAETTSSQPAAEAPRSPLTPPRVSTNDWPVEDTARARTSEGIAAAGPSQAAAQSTGAPQAGAAPHFQEDRQASAQAAVPPAQETRQAPGPRVPSPQVPGEQAPGQQAPGNQAASQAPGSRPFPAAQAAGQAAPPSAQQEAPARSTPAVPPAMGDVEVLRRAWPDVLQALSKIKRSTWALVEPNAQVSAFDGSVVTLSFTTQGLAGAFGRADHSDNLRQAIQKTVGIDSQINAVAGGATQASSEPNPKVPASPVVPATSADVAWGLAPAPAQPAPPAQVPAAGAGSAAPVEGNSERAATVRSNTSAQGPSSGGSSGSTAVVASPAAAPASPAAAPEGTRAATASPASRPAPATNPHGRRDTNSVPPEAQGTETPGSGANASPSPYPSAGGDYSYSDDDWGPPRDEDAPPLEEEPPMDWEPATRPGNRTAPSSPVMGNRTEASGSRSEAAAQSQETLTAGSGTGSASHPETQNAGQAHDPWTRAVEQAPGVWVVGDKSNVGARPAPGSLPDNIGTQADVPHYPPATAQVPPSIPVAPAATAAAAAVSGRGPAAASIAASGADHGGPAGTYQVPSPDRAPVPEFAMASAAPATVAPSMTAPAQVAPTPVAQPTVAKSTVAPSRPAMPSQASAPAPAAGRTESRQSLYQRLSNSPEAEAGRAKAPARAAAAPSAFVQDVPSADDETIEESGVFGRAAVERILGGKLIEERSLDGSPVTPRY from the coding sequence ATGTCAGCCCGGATTGGTAGGGTTTTCTCTGTGACAGTTACTACCGCCCTGTACCGCAGATACCGTCCCGACTCGTTCGCTGACGTTATCGGGCAGGAGCATGTCACCGAGCCGCTGATGACGGCTTTGCGGAAAAACCGCGTCAATCACGCCTACCTTTTTTCGGGCCCCAGGGGCTGCGGCAAGACCACGTCCGCGCGCATCCTGGCCCGCTGCCTCAACTGCGCCCAGGGCCCCACGGACACCCCCTGCGGAACCTGCCCCAGCTGCGTCGAGCTGGCACGCGGCGGTTCCGGCTCCCTTGACGTCATCGAGATTGACGCGGCCAGCCACGGCGGTGTGGACGACGCACGGGACCTCCGCGAGCGCGCCACCTACGCCCCGGTGCGCGACCGCTACAAGATCTTCATCATCGACGAAGCCCACATGGTTACCTCGGCCGGGTTCAACGCCCTGCTGAAGATCGTGGAGGAACCGCCGGAGCACATCAAGTTCATCTTCGCCACCACGGAGCCGGACAAGGTCATTGGAACCATCCGTTCCCGGACCCACCATTACCCGTTCCGGCTGGTGCCGCCCGAGCCGCTGATGGCTTACCTCGAGCTCCTGTGCCGCCAGGAAAACGTCCCCGTGGCCCCTGGCGTGCTGTCGCTGGTCATCAGGGCAGGCGGCGGTTCCGTCCGTGATTCGCTTTCCGTCCTGGATCAGCTCATGGCCGGCGCCGGTCCCAACGGACTGGACTATGAGCTCGCCGTCGCACTGCTGGGCTACACCCACGCCTCACTGCTGGACGACGTCGTGGAGGCCGTAGCCGCCTCGGACGCCGCCACGGTCTTCCGTGCCGTGGACCGTGTCATCCAGACCGGCCACGATCCCCGCCGGTTCGTGGAGGACCTGCTGGAGCGCTTCCGCGACCTGATCATCGTCCAGGCCATGCCCGAAAGCGCGCACGCCATCCTGCGCGGAATGCCTGCGGACCAGATCGCCCGCCTGCAGAACCAGGCCCACAACCTTGGCGCCGCGGAACTTTCCCGCGCCGCGGATGTAACCAATACGGCCCTGACCGAAATGACCGGAGCCACGTCCCCCCGGCTGCACCTGGAACTGCTGTGCGCCCGGATCCTGCTGCCCAGCTCGGAACAGAATGAGCGCGGCATCGCCGCCCGGATCGACCGTGTGGAGCGCCGCCTCAACTACACCGGAAATGACGTCACCGCTCCGGTTGCCCAGGCCGGTCCAGCAACGGCAGTGCCGGCGGCCGCGCGTGCCGCCGTCCCCGAAGCCACATCAACCGAAACCTCCTCGCCCGTGCCGCCCATGACTGTGACGGCCGGCCCTTCCGCTCAGGGGGCACCGGAGCAGCCATCCCAGTCCGCATCCGCCCGGCCTGCCGTTGCAGGGTCCGCGCCAGCGGAAACCACATCCTCCCAGCCCGCCGCAGAGGCTCCGCGGAGCCCGCTGACACCACCGCGGGTAAGCACCAATGACTGGCCTGTCGAGGACACCGCGCGCGCCCGGACATCAGAGGGCATCGCCGCTGCAGGCCCCAGCCAGGCAGCGGCGCAAAGCACCGGGGCACCGCAAGCCGGTGCAGCACCACACTTCCAGGAAGACCGGCAGGCGTCCGCCCAGGCAGCCGTGCCGCCGGCACAGGAAACACGCCAGGCGCCCGGCCCCCGCGTACCAAGCCCGCAGGTGCCCGGCGAGCAGGCCCCTGGCCAGCAGGCTCCCGGCAACCAGGCGGCCAGCCAAGCCCCGGGCAGCCGCCCGTTCCCGGCCGCGCAGGCGGCTGGTCAGGCGGCACCGCCGTCTGCCCAGCAGGAAGCGCCGGCCAGGTCCACCCCTGCCGTTCCCCCGGCCATGGGTGACGTTGAGGTCCTCCGCAGGGCCTGGCCGGACGTCCTGCAGGCACTCTCCAAAATCAAGCGCAGTACCTGGGCACTTGTTGAGCCCAATGCGCAGGTCAGCGCCTTCGACGGCAGCGTTGTGACCCTGTCGTTCACTACCCAGGGACTGGCCGGTGCCTTTGGCAGGGCGGACCACTCGGACAACCTGCGCCAGGCCATCCAGAAAACCGTTGGCATCGACAGCCAGATAAACGCGGTTGCCGGCGGCGCCACCCAAGCGAGCTCTGAACCAAACCCAAAAGTGCCCGCCAGCCCGGTGGTTCCGGCCACGTCAGCTGACGTTGCCTGGGGGCTTGCTCCTGCCCCAGCTCAACCAGCCCCGCCGGCACAGGTTCCCGCGGCCGGCGCCGGCTCCGCGGCGCCGGTGGAGGGAAACTCTGAGCGGGCCGCTACTGTCCGCAGCAACACCTCTGCCCAGGGCCCATCTTCTGGCGGAAGTTCCGGAAGTACTGCTGTTGTTGCCAGCCCGGCAGCTGCACCGGCCAGCCCGGCAGCTGCACCGGAGGGAACCCGCGCGGCAACCGCCTCTCCCGCCTCACGTCCGGCACCTGCCACCAACCCGCACGGCCGCCGGGACACAAATTCTGTCCCGCCCGAAGCCCAGGGCACGGAAACCCCGGGCTCCGGCGCCAACGCCAGCCCGTCCCCGTACCCGTCAGCCGGCGGCGACTACTCGTACTCCGATGACGACTGGGGTCCCCCGCGGGACGAGGACGCTCCCCCGCTGGAGGAGGAGCCTCCCATGGACTGGGAACCCGCCACGCGTCCCGGCAACAGGACAGCGCCATCATCCCCGGTGATGGGCAACCGCACGGAAGCCTCCGGCTCCCGCAGTGAGGCAGCCGCGCAATCCCAGGAGACACTAACCGCCGGCTCCGGCACGGGCAGCGCGTCCCACCCCGAGACCCAGAACGCGGGCCAGGCCCACGATCCCTGGACGCGGGCTGTGGAACAGGCCCCCGGCGTGTGGGTGGTCGGAGACAAGAGCAACGTTGGCGCCAGGCCCGCCCCCGGGTCCCTGCCTGACAACATCGGCACGCAGGCCGATGTCCCGCACTACCCCCCGGCAACAGCCCAGGTGCCACCCTCCATCCCCGTTGCACCGGCAGCCACGGCTGCTGCGGCAGCAGTGTCAGGTAGGGGGCCGGCCGCGGCTTCCATCGCGGCTTCGGGCGCGGATCACGGAGGACCGGCGGGAACGTACCAGGTGCCGTCCCCTGACCGCGCGCCCGTGCCCGAGTTCGCTATGGCCTCCGCCGCACCCGCCACGGTTGCCCCCTCGATGACGGCTCCGGCCCAGGTTGCACCCACCCCGGTTGCCCAGCCCACAGTGGCCAAGTCCACCGTTGCACCCTCACGGCCCGCGATGCCGTCACAGGCATCGGCACCTGCACCGGCGGCCGGACGAACGGAATCGCGGCAAAGCCTTTACCAGCGGCTCTCGAACAGTCCCGAAGCTGAGGCCGGACGGGCCAAGGCACCGGCCAGGGCCGCCGCCGCACCGAGCGCCTTCGTCCAGGACGTGCCCAGCGCTGACGATGAGACCATCGAAGAATCGGGCGTGTTCGGCCGGGCCGCCGTGGAACGCATCCTGGGCGGAAAATTGATCGAGGAGCGGTCCCTGGACGGAAGCCCGGTCACTCCACGCTATTGA
- a CDS encoding oxygenase MpaB family protein: MRNVLRTWQDEVKKTFSGKADAPPEWSLRLADGDDAGYHLPGSAVWAVHGSMTPIVGGIRTLLMQSLHPGALAGVHEHSNFREDPLRRLANTIRWIFTVTYGSTAAAEEATRRVRLLHEPVQGSYQDNDGGIRTYSANDPWLAGWIHIAFTDGFLAAHKIWGGPIPGGPDAYVREWAQAGRLMGVDNPPLSEAEMRSQLDQWSTQGGLRSDARVKETVQFIRNAPLHPLLKPGYRILFAAAVYSLEPRYRRMLGLSVPRLGPFPLPVRLATKVVLGVVHLALGGPRRRKGPSELAARQRLRRLGEPLADMA; this comes from the coding sequence ATGCGCAATGTCCTTCGCACCTGGCAGGACGAAGTCAAAAAGACCTTCTCCGGGAAGGCGGATGCCCCACCTGAATGGTCGCTGCGGCTGGCGGACGGTGACGACGCCGGCTACCACCTGCCCGGTTCCGCCGTGTGGGCAGTTCACGGCTCCATGACGCCGATCGTTGGCGGAATCCGCACGCTGCTCATGCAGTCGCTCCATCCAGGCGCCCTGGCGGGAGTGCACGAACACTCCAACTTCCGCGAAGACCCCCTGCGGCGGCTGGCCAACACCATCCGGTGGATCTTCACGGTCACTTACGGGTCAACGGCAGCTGCGGAGGAGGCAACGCGCCGCGTCCGGCTCCTCCATGAGCCTGTCCAGGGCAGTTACCAGGACAACGACGGCGGCATCCGCACCTACAGTGCCAACGATCCCTGGCTGGCTGGCTGGATCCACATCGCCTTCACGGACGGCTTCCTTGCGGCCCACAAGATTTGGGGTGGACCCATTCCCGGCGGCCCGGACGCCTATGTCAGGGAGTGGGCACAGGCCGGGCGGCTGATGGGAGTGGACAACCCGCCCCTGTCCGAAGCGGAGATGCGCAGCCAGCTGGACCAGTGGTCCACGCAGGGCGGGCTGCGGTCGGACGCCAGGGTGAAGGAAACCGTTCAGTTCATCCGCAACGCTCCGCTGCATCCCCTGCTGAAGCCCGGCTACCGGATCCTGTTTGCAGCTGCCGTCTACAGCCTGGAACCCCGGTACCGCCGGATGCTCGGGCTTTCCGTTCCACGGCTGGGCCCCTTTCCCCTGCCCGTGAGGCTGGCCACAAAGGTGGTGCTCGGCGTCGTCCATCTCGCCTTGGGCGGCCCCCGCCGGCGGAAGGGTCCCAGCGAACTGGCAGCGAGGCAACGCCTGAGGCGGCTTGGGGAACCGTTGGCAGATATGGCTTAA